One window of the Zea mays cultivar B73 chromosome 3, Zm-B73-REFERENCE-NAM-5.0, whole genome shotgun sequence genome contains the following:
- the LOC100275128 gene encoding uncharacterized protein isoform X1, whose protein sequence is MRNARRNINDAPVNAYEQQRIAIIAENKRKLASLNIPTLKTAGPSEKRTKRTHDTSVVATEGHNLRARPQRNYNGNENIQIDEDLVINQSDGDFLCDNEADFEDIPKKRAGKGRGITRLDDIFARKSDMPKIKITLNEHGQPVGKDCRKFSSAIGCLVRKKLSVACADWRLVPAEKKYEVWTSIKEIYDIDDAAFNWFLASAGRKWKEFKATLKEQYFNEKLTNEELKTKVGDRVDDDAWNFLTEYWMSPNFDARTEIAKVNRSKLEQHHTSGSKSFACSGHEMEKKLGRPPRRDELYIKTHTRKNGVPLGPAEPIINKLKAIVEARPELKERSIQQGDAFAAVCGEKEPRGRVRVLGLGPTPQEVGTPGLKCYTPTRLQMEVFARKKLESEKAALEKRIADMQEEMMEREKQNVEMGSHNDSNSRLHSQSPREEHIHQAHDAQFQEDDASLDNHCEEDEYVFLPRGGNIRPTSVTTTRPRIVSATRFSHDALVGEDGAQTSVPPNECNPIQPKRATTSVWPRNDAATRFSHDVRPRNDAATRFSHDVQLRNDTATHFSHDALVGEDVILYAMLRSDPVAKGTITSTNPNTVLGGENLGTQFCEVVVNVVLKRDADLPRPYDHMETMGDAYMMPVAWPYKRMKVSKASKSSHVATGNSGIC, encoded by the exons ATGAGAAATGCAAGAAGAAACATTAATGATGCCCCTGTAAATGCGTACGAGCAGCAACGAATAGCAATCATTGCAGAAAACAAAAGGAAGCTAGCATCTCTTAATATCCCTACTTTGAAGACCGCGGGTCCATCCGAGAAAAGaacaaag AGGACTCATGACACAAGTGTTGTAGCAACTGAAGGTCATAATTTACGTGCAAGGCCACAAAGAAACTATAATGGGAATGAAAATATACAGATCGATGAAGATCTTGTGATAAATCAATCAGATGGAGactttctatgtgataatgaag CAGATTTTGAAGACATTCCAAAAAAACGAGCAGGGAAAGGAAGGGGTATTACTAGGCTAGATGACATATTCGCAAGGAAATCTGACATGCCTAAAATAAAAATAACACTAAATGAACATGGTCAGCCTGTTGGAAAAGATTGTAGGAAGTTTTCTAGTGCCATTGGGTGTCTAGTGAGGAAGAAACTATCAGTTGCATGTGCTGATTGGAGGCTGGTTCCTGCTGAAAAGAAGTATGAAGTTTGGACAAGCATTAAG GAAATCTATGACATCGATGATGCTGCCTTCAATTGGTTCCTTGCTAGTGCCGGGAGAAAATGGAAGGAATTCAAGGCAACCCTAAAGGAGCAATACTTTAATGAGAAACTAACAAATGAGGAGCTGAAGACAAAAGTTGGTGACAGAGTTGATGATGATGCTTGGAATTTTCTCACAGAATATTGGATGTCTCCTAACTTTGAT GCTCGCACGGAAATTGCCAAGGTCAATCGCTCAAAGTTGGAGCAACATCATACATCTGGCAGTAAAAGCTTTGCTTGTTCTGGTCATGAAATG GAAAAGAAACTAGGGCGTCCTCCTCGAAGAGATGAACTTTATATCAAAACACATACAAGAAAAAATGGAGTTCCCTTGGGTCCAGCAGAACCAATAATT AACAAACTTAAAGCAATAGTTGAAGCACGTCCAGAGTTGAAGGAAAGATCAATTCAACAAGGTGATGCCTTTGCTGCCGTTTGTGGAGAAAAGGAACCAAGAGGACGGGTTCGTGTTTTGGGTCTAGGTCCAACTCCTCAAGAAGTTGGTACCCCTGGGTTGAAGTGCTACACACCAACAAGACTTCAAATGGAAGTTTTTGCTCGCAAAAAGCTTGAAAGTGAGAAAGCAGCCTTAGAAAAACGTATAGCGGATATGCAAGAGGAAATGATGGAACGAGAAAAGCAAAATGTTGAAATGGGATCACACAATGATTCAAATTCAAGACTCCATTCGCAG AGCCCAAGAGAGGAGCATATTCACCAGGCGCATGATGCTCAGTTCCAAGAAGATGATGCTTCTCTAGATAACCATTGTGAAGAGGATGAGTACGTGTTTCTCCCCAGGGGTGGTAATATTCGCCCTACAAGCGTGACCACAACTAGGCCAAGAATTGTTTCTGCGACTCGCTTTTCACATGATGCACTT GTTGGGGAAGATGGTGCACAAACATCTGTACCACCCAATGAATGCAACCCGATTCAACCTAAAAGAGCAACCACATCAGTCTGGCCTAGAAATGATGCTGCCACTCGCTTTTCACATGATGTTCGACCAAGAAATGATGCTGCCACTCGCTTTTCACATGATGTTCAGCTAAGAAATGATACTGCCACTCACTTTTCACATGATGCACTA GTTGGGGAAGATGTGATACTCTATGCAATGTTGAGATCTGATCCTGTGGCAAAGGGAACAATTACTTCAACTAATCCAAACACTGTGCTAGGAGGTGAAAATCTTGGAACACAATTTTGTGAAGTAGTTGTGAATGTTGTGCTAAAAAGGGACGCAGATCTACCTCGCCCTTATGACCATATGGAGACCATGGGTGATGCTTATATGATGCCTGTTGCATGGCCATACAAGAGA atgaaggtcagcaaggcttccaaATCATCCCATGTTGCTACTG GTAATTCTGGGATATGCTAG
- the LOC100275128 gene encoding uncharacterized protein isoform X2, protein MRNARRNINDAPVNAYEQQRIAIIAENKRKLASLNIPTLKTAGPSEKRTKRTHDTSVVATEGHNLRARPQRNYNGNENIQIDEDLVINQSDGDFLCDNEDFEDIPKKRAGKGRGITRLDDIFARKSDMPKIKITLNEHGQPVGKDCRKFSSAIGCLVRKKLSVACADWRLVPAEKKYEVWTSIKEIYDIDDAAFNWFLASAGRKWKEFKATLKEQYFNEKLTNEELKTKVGDRVDDDAWNFLTEYWMSPNFDARTEIAKVNRSKLEQHHTSGSKSFACSGHEMEKKLGRPPRRDELYIKTHTRKNGVPLGPAEPIINKLKAIVEARPELKERSIQQGDAFAAVCGEKEPRGRVRVLGLGPTPQEVGTPGLKCYTPTRLQMEVFARKKLESEKAALEKRIADMQEEMMEREKQNVEMGSHNDSNSRLHSQSPREEHIHQAHDAQFQEDDASLDNHCEEDEYVFLPRGGNIRPTSVTTTRPRIVSATRFSHDALVGEDGAQTSVPPNECNPIQPKRATTSVWPRNDAATRFSHDVRPRNDAATRFSHDVQLRNDTATHFSHDALVGEDVILYAMLRSDPVAKGTITSTNPNTVLGGENLGTQFCEVVVNVVLKRDADLPRPYDHMETMGDAYMMPVAWPYKRMKVSKASKSSHVATGNSGIC, encoded by the exons ATGAGAAATGCAAGAAGAAACATTAATGATGCCCCTGTAAATGCGTACGAGCAGCAACGAATAGCAATCATTGCAGAAAACAAAAGGAAGCTAGCATCTCTTAATATCCCTACTTTGAAGACCGCGGGTCCATCCGAGAAAAGaacaaag AGGACTCATGACACAAGTGTTGTAGCAACTGAAGGTCATAATTTACGTGCAAGGCCACAAAGAAACTATAATGGGAATGAAAATATACAGATCGATGAAGATCTTGTGATAAATCAATCAGATGGAGactttctatgtgataatgaag ATTTTGAAGACATTCCAAAAAAACGAGCAGGGAAAGGAAGGGGTATTACTAGGCTAGATGACATATTCGCAAGGAAATCTGACATGCCTAAAATAAAAATAACACTAAATGAACATGGTCAGCCTGTTGGAAAAGATTGTAGGAAGTTTTCTAGTGCCATTGGGTGTCTAGTGAGGAAGAAACTATCAGTTGCATGTGCTGATTGGAGGCTGGTTCCTGCTGAAAAGAAGTATGAAGTTTGGACAAGCATTAAG GAAATCTATGACATCGATGATGCTGCCTTCAATTGGTTCCTTGCTAGTGCCGGGAGAAAATGGAAGGAATTCAAGGCAACCCTAAAGGAGCAATACTTTAATGAGAAACTAACAAATGAGGAGCTGAAGACAAAAGTTGGTGACAGAGTTGATGATGATGCTTGGAATTTTCTCACAGAATATTGGATGTCTCCTAACTTTGAT GCTCGCACGGAAATTGCCAAGGTCAATCGCTCAAAGTTGGAGCAACATCATACATCTGGCAGTAAAAGCTTTGCTTGTTCTGGTCATGAAATG GAAAAGAAACTAGGGCGTCCTCCTCGAAGAGATGAACTTTATATCAAAACACATACAAGAAAAAATGGAGTTCCCTTGGGTCCAGCAGAACCAATAATT AACAAACTTAAAGCAATAGTTGAAGCACGTCCAGAGTTGAAGGAAAGATCAATTCAACAAGGTGATGCCTTTGCTGCCGTTTGTGGAGAAAAGGAACCAAGAGGACGGGTTCGTGTTTTGGGTCTAGGTCCAACTCCTCAAGAAGTTGGTACCCCTGGGTTGAAGTGCTACACACCAACAAGACTTCAAATGGAAGTTTTTGCTCGCAAAAAGCTTGAAAGTGAGAAAGCAGCCTTAGAAAAACGTATAGCGGATATGCAAGAGGAAATGATGGAACGAGAAAAGCAAAATGTTGAAATGGGATCACACAATGATTCAAATTCAAGACTCCATTCGCAG AGCCCAAGAGAGGAGCATATTCACCAGGCGCATGATGCTCAGTTCCAAGAAGATGATGCTTCTCTAGATAACCATTGTGAAGAGGATGAGTACGTGTTTCTCCCCAGGGGTGGTAATATTCGCCCTACAAGCGTGACCACAACTAGGCCAAGAATTGTTTCTGCGACTCGCTTTTCACATGATGCACTT GTTGGGGAAGATGGTGCACAAACATCTGTACCACCCAATGAATGCAACCCGATTCAACCTAAAAGAGCAACCACATCAGTCTGGCCTAGAAATGATGCTGCCACTCGCTTTTCACATGATGTTCGACCAAGAAATGATGCTGCCACTCGCTTTTCACATGATGTTCAGCTAAGAAATGATACTGCCACTCACTTTTCACATGATGCACTA GTTGGGGAAGATGTGATACTCTATGCAATGTTGAGATCTGATCCTGTGGCAAAGGGAACAATTACTTCAACTAATCCAAACACTGTGCTAGGAGGTGAAAATCTTGGAACACAATTTTGTGAAGTAGTTGTGAATGTTGTGCTAAAAAGGGACGCAGATCTACCTCGCCCTTATGACCATATGGAGACCATGGGTGATGCTTATATGATGCCTGTTGCATGGCCATACAAGAGA atgaaggtcagcaaggcttccaaATCATCCCATGTTGCTACTG GTAATTCTGGGATATGCTAG